cctttattgttttatacttaTCCccttaatacatatttatttaaatacgaaAATATGTTTCGTTTTCTACATATACATACCATACAGGTACATAAAAAGATATCTATGATACCAAATCTTTTTCAATAATCAAAAAGACAAatgtaacaatgtattcaacatttgaaaattgtatacatACTGAAAAAGTATAATGTATTTCAGGGATGATTACAGCTTTGAATTCATTAAGCAGTAAATCAACAATCTTGATCCACTTTTCTCAAAATTACACTAATTAGGCGAATgattgatacattatatattatattgttgattttcatcaatataaaatatattaaattattcacaatttttaaatgatagttgtaaattattacaattccGTCTTTTCCATAATTATAAAAACTCGATAAATAGACTACACGTATTGTTACGTGTAAGTGCCATatgtattacaaataatttttgtacatttcaatagaataaaattcttatagtaatattttttaaaagtagtGAAAATGTTGCTTTCTATACTTGGTCATATATACTACTGTTTTAAAGTTTGAAAGCAATCGTATTTATAATTAGACAAATAATTCTGCGTTAGTCATTTATCTATCgctaatatcttaaaagtaatTAGCAGACAAAGAgcttattacatatttttaatagtttgctaaaagcattttttttttaattacacttttcagcatttaagaaaatgtataaataaatacaacattGAAAAACTGTTTGGAAATTACTGAAATAGATATTGTAGGAGATAGAAAAACGTTAAATCGACctccaaaaaaaaaaaggaacacgcGTTTTAAGAAGGTCGCCTATCAACCGACCAACGGAGGGTCGACGGCCGTCCTGTAAATAATTGGAGTAACAAGTGCTAACGACTCCCGAATGTTTGTATGAGAGACTGAGAgcgagatagagagagagagcaaaTCGAAGTTCGCTAACCGCGGAAATCGGCGAATGAGCGAGTGTGAGGTTAGCGGTGCAATATAATAAGCAAACACGATAGGACGAGGCTTTTTTGATCAGCAGAGAGTAGGAGAGTAAAAcaaatcatatttttaaaacgCTCCCAAGAAAACATTAATCCTCGTCACACCCTGAATTCTATATCCCACAATATTGTTGTTTTAATGGAGTAAAAATTTGATGAGAATAggttttttgttacttttaagtttataaattttagtaaaattatatataattataaagtaaacataataattttttaagattttattaatGGCTTCCAAACTTTTAAACAGTAGAGCAAATGTAAATTTGTGTATCTGACAGATTTTACTTATTGTTAATACAGCCAATAAAAAGTTTCTAtcgtgttaaattttattttctgattcGTGGATTGTCATGCCTCTTTGTTTGTGCAATGTGATCCTTTTGTCGTCCAAGTACATATTCATTATATCCAAGGTATCCATCATTATCTAAATCGTCTTCCTTGAATACTTTGTCTATCAGTTCTTGATAAggggaaataataaaaatcattataattattggaTATATAcataaagtttataaatatttactcaaTACCTTGACTATGGTGGTTATACGAATACCTATTTCTGAACAAAGAAATAACACTGATGTGCCATCATTGTTTTCATGCATATGTTCGAAATTCTCAAAAATTTCTGAACAATTTATAACCATTATTTAGCAGTACTGTAATACATATTTACCTACTCGCAAACTAGAACTGTTTTGTTAATTTAGGTatttattaacatgttgaacggcgcacgatttcatagagcaaaatacacaaaatggtaaagatataatattataccatttgattgaattgcgttattattattgcgtgcTCATCTTGCTCTATGTCGCAgcattagatagcattgtttgtaatatacaaatgttttcaaataaccgccgtttaactgaatgaaactatagtatttcaatttggttggaggtcatcggtgacctccatggcatttaacgtgtgaACGATACTCTTCACACAGAAGCTGTAAACTGAAGACACGAGTAAACTTCTAATCCgctattttaatatgtttttgcATTTTAATCTGTGTAGACATTAGTGTGTAGACCCAcatcattagaaaaataaattaggtcTGGTAAACAGGTGCAATGTAAATCATAAagagatttaaaatattttggaattaaTGCGAAAAGGTATAGCCGACTAAGTATCACAAAGTGCTACCAAACCAAATTGACCTAGCTGCATACTATTCGGCAAGTCTTCCAAAGTTTTTGAGATGTTTGCTAAAAACTCCTATGTAGTAGTACTGCAATGAATTGTGCGTCTGTGATAATAGGACAATGATAAATTTTGTATTCTCGTAAAGCTCATTCAGTTTTAAATCCAAAAAAAATAACTTACAGAAATCTTTTAGTTTTTAGAAGGAATTATCACAATAATTTCCATTTCAGAAGATGTACTGATAAACACAAATGTGAACAACGAAGTTCTAGTTtgcaaatatgtataataattgctACATggtatatatcattttatttcaacatagtCTGTCGGTCTGGTGAGTGAGTTTAGTTTACAGATTTGTCACTACTGTTTATCATTCATTCCGTTCTCATTACATTCATTCAATTCTGCACACATTCTATTTTCCTTACTCTCCCTATCTATCTTTCTCAGTCAATCTATTGTCCATTTGTTCCCTTTAtcatttaaaatgaattctaaTGTCACCTTTGGTTCTATTTTATCACACGCGTTTACTAAGTGTTCTAATGTCCCTATATATCTACCACACATTGTACATTTTCTTTCTTGTTCTTCCAACCAGTACTTCTTTCTGTTATCAAAGTTCCCACATCTCGTTCTCGTTAGTCATTTTTGACTGTCCTTAATTCCATCTTTTTCTAGATATTTTGTTGTTCCTACTCCTAATGAATAGCGATATATCCTATTGCATTTTGATTTCTCTATTTTCGATGCCTGTTCCTGCCTTTGTACTTCCCTGTCTTTTTCCCtggttatatttattatgtttagtCTATTGTCCCTACAAAccgataacactgtggaacacgatttttgttttgtaattccTACTAGGTAGTCCTTATAGAGTTctttaccctaaatacgaattcgaaaaccaaattgctgggttacgtccagttttcgaaaaaaaatgggtttttgtaaaaacggtcgaatttttcagagagaACGTGTtagtgaaaactaaaaacggtaggcagttaaaatttgtcgtaaaaaatagagCAGAGTTACCCGAATATGtagttatacaaattttgaatattgcatatcattaaatgcttgtaaatgatgatcaaagtttaaacaaGGGTAGATGCGTGTAatttgtacgcacttctgttacatttctatgaaaagtgggttggctagtacgaatttgctatgcaccattggattctgcagacatttctgacgaggatccccccccccccccccaaggAAGCGTGAGAATGGTTTTTCTTTTAGgcaggttaagaaaatctccgtgAAGAGTGATGACCGTGACTACGCgttgtatagacctggaccctggtcacttcttatatgtatatataatgtttaattgttttataaattttcataataattatgaaaaagctTTTCAccatttccaaaatattttatcatttccttCATCTCACTGGCTGATTTAGCTAGCAGTACTAGGTCATCAGCATATACTACTGACCAAATTTTCTCCTTGCCTACTACTATAtctctttcttcattttttctaaGCGTTTCTTCCAAATCTATAATATACGATGTAAATAGTATTAGGCTTAAAGTACATAACCTTGTCTCTGTCCAGAACTCTGATTTTGTTCCATTTGCCCTTACAATATTACCTGTTTCcctatatatttcttttgtctTCCTCACGAGTCCTCTACTtatatctaatttatttaatacagcccacattcttttcttatttattccGTCAAAAGCCATTTTTAAATCTACAAAGAAATCCAACAgtctttctccttttccttccaAACTTCATTTAGGATGTATATATTATCCATTGTGCTTCTGCTTTTTCTGAAACCTGTCTGGTCGTCTGGtagtaaatttctttttcatttatcagCTTTCTTAAACTATTGTTTAGTATGGCTGCGTGTACCTTGTATCCAGAGTTCAAAAGTGTGATCCCCCTATAATTTGATGCCGTCTTTGTATTAGTCCCTTTCCAGATTAGTGTTATTATCCTTTTATACCattcttttggaatttttagttctcttcatatttttttaattgcctTTGTAAAACCCCATCTTTCCTTTCTCCCTATGCATATCCATGCTTTATTAGGAATAGTATATTCTCCTGTtgcttgtttcttttttgtctTCTGATCTGCCTCTCAATTTCTTCATCTTGCAttgtttttccattttcctcttcctcctccactCTTTCCTCTTGCCcatccttttctcttttttctttactgcctaatattttcatgaaatgtTGTCTCCATTTTTCTGTCTGAATTTCCTATTTcaaatcttatattttttattaccttaatctccttctttctcattctttcttctttttctttatataatctTGTGAACTTTTTTTTTGCTTCAGGTATTTATCctgttttttcattaattttttccatttgTTGTACACTATTTTGATCTCTCTCTTCAGTTTTGCACATTGTTTATCTCACTATCGCTTTTGACCCATTTTGCattgtttctttcttattatcttcttttgtatattgttttttaccaaTTTCACTACTTCTTCCCAATTCTCTCCTATGTCTCCTTCCTTTGTTTCTTCACCCTTTGTTAATGTTTTGTAGTTTTCTATGCTTCCTTCATTCCATGTAGATACCTCtatctcttcttttctcttttctcttattTGGCCTTCCatcttattacttttatttgaattaagtCTCATCATTAGTGGTTGATGGTCAGAACCTACTCTACCTAGTACCTGGAATTCCTCTATCCAGTCTAAAGCATTCCTATTTACTATTATGTAGTCAATTTTACAAAAGTAGCTCTTGCCTCTATATAAGTATGGTTTTATGCCTCATCTCCTGTCCAGATTCCATTGAGTACTTGTCATCCTTTGCCCTGTatccattttttcaatttcttaccTTGTTCATTTACAGTCTTATCTTTGGAGCTCCTTATAATCCTTCTTTCTTCTTCGTTACTAATTCCACAACTTTCTTCTTTCAGTCTTGCATTGAAGTCTTCTCTTATAATTAGATTCTCCCCTTCTTGTTTTTGTAATGTTTCGTCCcaatgtttttctatttttcctattTCCTTTGAGTATACTGCAGCAATATTCCACTTCTTGTCTTGCATTTTTACTTTACCTACTATTATGTGCTCTGTTTGCTTAATatccaatagttttatatcttctGTGATGCCTATTATCATTCCACACATTGCTcttccttttttatttgttttccttgcACCTTAgtattgttttctattttcttccatttttgttCATCTATCCATGCTTCAATTAGTCCTATGAAGTCAAATTTTTCTGTGTACCTTTAGAAATCCGGATCCTCTTTCCAAAGTCCTGCAATGTTCCAAAACATAAATTGTCTTCTCCTGCTCTTTCCTTCAACTTTTTTTGGCTTTCTATTTTTACTCACTAACAGGTCTAAAAATTTTTCTTGTTCATTATATTTTGATACGTGTTTCCTAggtttttctatttcttataGTTCTTTCCAATGTTTTCATACtccttgaatttttaatttttggaatCCAATCTTTACTTCCCTATTACTTTTTTTCTGCTTTTTTGCAATTTCTATTATTCTTCTCTGtatattcctttctttttttgtcatgtctatatttatgtaaattctttTTTGTCCTAGCTTacttttgtttcttaatatattcCTCTTTTTTTCAAAGCTTTCTGTCTCTACAACTAAAATTTTCTTGtctttactttttatttgtttcacttttatcaTTTGGCAGTGCACTTTTTTCTgtataaatttgttcatttcttctttctctctaaATTTTGTATTCCTTTTTGCTTCCTCCAATATtatcttcatttatttcatgTCTGTTTTTAAACTTTCTGTTTCTAGCTGCATTTCTTCTAAGTTTCTTTGTAGCTTTCTCCTCTGTCTTTCTTTTCCTTAATCCTTCTTTTAGCTCTTTTATTTCTCTGTTTATTTCTATCctgttttctctttcctttttttgaatttcctctaactttattaaaatcaatgaaaattaccATGTGCCCAGTTTGTTAACTCTTtggcttttttttatttttactcatTTCTTTTCTATCTTCTTCCTATACACTTAACTCATCCCTGTACTTTCTTATGTTATTATCCTCCTTTTATCCTTTGCCTGAAATTTTTGCTTTGACCAtgctttctcttctttttactTCCACTGACTTCTTATTTGTTTGCatctctgtttttctttttttcttttctactcTCCTATTAATACCTTGGCTTACCTAACCTGCGTCTACATGCAGCATGTGCGTTTCTCACATACCCTTTATTTTGATGTACAATCTCCTTAATTTCTATATCTTTatctttttttcgttttgttaTCTCTAGTTTACCCCTCCGTTATTTTTCCCTTCGcgtatttcaattttacaattactttatACCCCTAGCTACGTCGCACACATTCGTCCATACGCTACACCTAACCCTCTAATTACTACGTagtaatataaacatatacagaACAGGGTGAATTTGTCGAAACGCTACACTCTCACcgatttttatacatttgaaatattttattggcGTCATGATTTGAACAAGTTTATCCTATCATGTTGGCGGCGGTCGGCTTTAGTTTCTGAGATAATTGCGAAAAACTTTTTCTATTACTACGTTCAATTCTATAGCCGATAGCGCGTCTTTGAGAGAGCCACAAGAcaataatgttaaattttattttaataacatattttaaaatcattaaaatcggtgagaatataatatttcgGCAAGTCGATCTAGAACAGTGAACATACGTAAGGAATCGAACAAAGCAATTGTAATAAGAAGGCAACAAAATAGGTAAATTTAATGATCTTTTTTTAaagcatattattttataaattcgtacaaataataacatgaataaataatagaataataattatataagtaataatgataaaataaaattgcagtAGCTGTCATCAGTTAATATATGGCTTTGcaacttaaatatattatttaatatttttaaagtattcaatattgtaGGCGTTtgtgattttatttcaatataaaagggagaaatgaaaatttactatttaaaagagatatgtttaatattttgcaatatttttttcaaaattttattaaaatcagaGTTTGATTTTTTTGGTAAGACAAGTTTGATCGTAAATGAATCGTtatatgaaaaagaagaaataaacatTGTgtcatatatgtatattaaaaacattatggAATTACTTTACTAAGAATTTCTGAATAAAAGTTTacttactttttaattttgaaatatttttagcaGTATTATCAGTTAAAAAATGTaacatattaatacaaaaatcaattgaaattatattacacaaaTGTATACAACTTAAagacataaaataaattaatgtttatgtaATCGAAAAATTAACTATGAATAAATTTACGTACCAACTATCCATGGCAAATCATCTTCATAATCCACTTGCTTCGTTCCATCGTTCACACTATTGCATTCAACATCGCTCAATTTATTCTCATGGAATGTGTGTTGAATAGCGCTGAGAATTTCTAATCCGTCCAATTTGTCATTATTATCAACATCGTGAGCTCTAAAATTTACGCAATATATGTTGTTATGCAATATACAGAATTCATCGGTAATAAAGTAAATACTGTACGTTGCTTACGTTAGCCAAGCCGGCCTGTGGCttaaaagtaaaaagtaaaGAAGGGCAAGGAGAGACGTCCACTTGCGGCACTCGGCTTGATAGTAATCagggaattagtttcggcacgtctttatTACTTGGTTAACGTGAGTAACGTATAGTatttagtagtagtagtagtagtaatcaACCAAGTTGTCGATTTGCTTAGACCTCtccgattttgatgatttttaaatatgctGTTGGggaaatgattttaaacaactttttcttttatgtGTCGTCAACGGAAGGCTTTGGTTTCCGAGGTaatcgtgaaaaacttttgttacTACTACATTGAATTCTGTATACATGAGCGCGTCCGTGATAGAGTGAAGCATAACTCTATGTCGTCGCATCGGTCCTCTCGAGCTCCTTGGGTTACACATGGATGCTCTTCTCCCCAAAAGTTCCATCGGTTCTATTGAGTAGTGGTAGCTTCGAATgttgttttgtataatatatagaaattagttTCACTCAGGTAATAGATATCGGTATGGGCAGGATTAGTTTTTTAGGGGATGGAGGAGTGCAGAGGCATATATTATACGAAACAACGTTCAAAGATACCACTACTATTGACAAAGAGAACTGGTGGAACTTTTGTCAGGATGTGTACACGTAATCTAAAAAGATCGAGTGCTGATTGATGCAAGCTGCCACCGAAGTGACGATTATGTGGTTATACATGCAGTTCTCTCACGGACGCGCTCATGTATACAGAATTCAGTGGAGTAATAGCAAAAGTTTGTCGCGAtcatctcggaaactaaagctTCCGTTGACGACGCATAAAGGAAAAAGTCGTTTAAAATCATGCCCCCcgcattatatttgaaaatcatcaaaacCGGAGAGGACTAAGCAGATAGAGAACTTCacctaatattttttattttggtcTTACATCTACCCAGAAATGGATTTGATCTACAATAATTCTCTCTCATCCTATCATATACACAGATATTGGTGGATATAGAATATTGGTAaggaatatatatattcaaactAATATCGTATTAATCTgaacaaataaacatttatgtatATTGCAAAATGTTACGCTATCATCGAAACCTGAAACCTTTTCTTCGAATGTTAAAGCTCTTGTACTTGCTTTTACtcttattttcttctgtttgacttctttcaatattataaacCCTGGAGTACATTGGTTCAAACCTAAGCAATATTTAACATACTTTAATTGTATTGTTTTCATCTTTGTGATTTCTTCTCATCCGAACAATTTCAACCCGtgaaatataatacttaaaaCCAATGCGTCAAATATCATTATCGTTTCCTTAAAGCTATCTTTAAAAATCCTTTCTCCGGTACCCCATATTTCCCTTGCGGTAATACTCAATCTCTGAAGTT
This is a stretch of genomic DNA from Nomia melanderi isolate GNS246 chromosome 1, iyNomMela1, whole genome shotgun sequence. It encodes these proteins:
- the LOC116434748 gene encoding multiple coagulation factor deficiency protein 2 homolog, producing MITIILISLYAGFSNGFRGPHHPRSAVSHHHYSPQKNVKITQDTNLLQDTTHLKEDMGDVAEQLDFSNMTDKEIEFHYFQAHDVDNNDKLDGLEILSAIQHTFHENKLSDVECNSVNDGTKQVDYEDDLPWIVELIDKVFKEDDLDNDGYLGYNEYVLGRQKDHIAQTKRHDNPRIRK